CCACTCCCGGAAAATCATCTAAGAATTCCTCAAGCACCGACAGTGTAGGAATATCCAAATCGTTTGTGGGCTCGTCCAAAACTAAGAAGTTCGGATTTTTCATGAGAAGTAGAATAAGATAAAGCCTTTTCTTTTCGCCACCGGACAATCTTTCGATCTTAGTCTGTTGTAATTGGGGAGGAAACAAAAATCTCTCCAAGAACTGAGAAGCTGTCCAAGTAGATCCGTCGTTCATCTTGATCGTAGGAGCAATCTCTTCTTTAACATATTCTAATACTTTTTTCGGACCAGGGAGTTCCTTTCCCAACTGATCGAAATATCCAAAACTTGTATTTAAACCTGCTGCCACATCTCCAGAATCGGCTTTTTCTCTTCCAGTGATCAAATTCAAAAGTGTGGTCTTTCCGGCACCATTCGGTCCCACGATGCCGATCCTTTCTTTACTCTTGAAGACGTAAGAGAATCCGGAGATTAACTCCATATTCGGATATGATTTTTTTATATTCTTTAATTCTAATATTTTTCCGCCCAATCTTCTTCCGGAAACGGAAATATCCAAGACTATATCCTTACCAGCCTTCTTTCTTTCCATTACTTCGATTGCACGATCTGTCCTGGCCTTTTGTTTTGTGCCTCTCGCTTTAGGTTGACGTTTGAGCCATTCAAGTTCCGTTCTGAGAAAAGATCTTCTTTTTGCTTCTTCCTTCTCTTCGATTACCTGCATCTCCACTTTTTTTTCGAGATACAGATCGTAATTTCCGGGATAAATCCTAAAATTCCCTCTATCTATTTCTAAGATACGGTTTGCGATCTCTTCTAAAAAATATCTATCATGGGTGACAAGAAGTACCGCCTTTTCCGTATTTTTCAGAAAATCCTGGAGCCAAAGGATCGCATCTATATCCAAGTGGTTGGTAGGCTCGTCTAACACCAAAAAATTAGATTCGTCGGTTAATGCCTGCGCAAGAGAGACTTTTTTAGCCATTCCTCCGGAAAGTTCTCCCATTTTTCGGGAAAGATCAGGTATATTCAGTTCTCTTAATATGTTTTTAAGTTTGGATTCGAGTTCCCAAGCCTGCTTCGAATCCATTTTTTCCATTGCGAGATGATATTCTTTTTCGGCTTCTTCTCCGCCTTTTTCCAATTCGATACAGGCCTTTTCGTATCTTCTAACTGTATCTAAAAGTATTCCCGAACCTGAAAGTATATGTTCTAGTACGGTTTTATTAGGATCGAATTCGGGAAATTGGGATAGGAATGATATTTTGAGTTCTCTATTTCGGACTACTTTGCCAGTGTCCGGTTCTTCCATTCCGAGTAAGATCCTAAGCAAAGTGGATTTTCCGGATCCGTTGATCCCGAGTAATCCTGTTTTTTCTCCCTCGTCTATCCCAAAGCTTAGGTTTTGGAAGAGTTGTTTTTCGCCAATGGATTTGCCGATCTTATCTACGGAGATTAGATTCATCGCTTCCAGCCTTTTTGAAACCGGATGAGAATCAATTCATTTAAAGACCTATTTAGGGATGGGAAGTTCTATTTTGTATCTGGTACCAGTATCTACCGGTTCCAGTCCCCATTTAGCTTTCAATTTATCCAATAACATTCCGACCAATTGTAATCCTAACCCTTCCGAATTTCTGACATCCACATTTTTAGGAAGCCCTACTCCATTGTCTCCGATCGAGATGGAAAGCCCGTTTTCCATTTTGGAAATGGAGATAAAAATGTCTCCCTTTCGATCTCCTGGAAAGGCGTATTTTAAGGAATTTGAAACTAGTTCGTTGAATACCAATGCAAGCGGTATCGCACAATCCAAATTTAAACGTATATCTTGCGATTCGATGGAATAACCGACTTTTTTATTTGCGCCGTACGATTGGACTAACGCTACGAGTAAGTTATTTAGATATTCCGTGAAGTCCGCGTCAGCTATGGTATCGTTTTGGTATAGTTCCTTGTGAACCAACGCCATGGATTGGATCCTTCTCTCACATTCTTTCAGGATAGAAACTAGCTTTGGATCGTCGATAAAATCCGTTTGTAAACTCAAAAGACTGGAGACTACCTGAAGATTGTTTTTAACCCTATGATGGATCTCCTTCAACATCACTTCCTTTTCGTCCAAGGATTTTCTTAGCGTTTCTTCGTATTGGTATCTATCCGTTACGTCTCGGATAATTTGAGTGGCGCCTATCATATTATGGCTTTCGTCCCGAATAGAACTATAAGTTATCTCGAGTACGATGGAATCTTTGACTAAACCAGAAATCTTTCTCTCCATCTTGAAAACTTCGCCGGTCAATGCCCTACTCCAATTTCGGATAATTCTTTCTCTTTCTTCCGGATCATCGATGGCGATATCCCAAATCCTTTGGCCTACTGTGACCCTTTTTCCATATACTTTCCAAACCATGAGTTCGAATGCAGTATTACATGAGATGACCCTTAGATCCATGTCCACAGCGCAGATAGAATCCTTTACACCTTCTATAATTGCTTGGAGTCTATCGTTGGTTTGTAGGATTTTTCTCCTAAGTTCGCTTAGTTCGAGTTCCGCTTTTTTCCTTTCGGTGATATCCCTGACGATCACCTGCATTAACTTTTGCCCTCTTTGCTCGAATGCCACTCCGGAAACTTCTACAGAGATCTCTGTTCCGTCTTTTCGAATGAATTTTTCCTCTATCGGTTCCAATGGTTCGGACCTGAGCATCGCTTTGAGAACTCTTTCCGCTACAACCTGTCTGGATTCCGGATGGATAAATTCTATGATCGGTTTTCCTTCTATCTCCTCCATAGTTTCATAGCCCAACATTTTAAGACCTGTTTGGTTGATATAGATTACTTTTCCATCCGCATGTAATCCAATCGCATCCGGAGATACTTCCACTAATTTTCTATACTTTTCCTCGCTCGCAAGCAGGGCTGTTTCCCAAACTGTCCTGAGGGTCACGTCCTTTAAGAATATTACGACTTCCTTAATTGCGCCTTCTTTCGATAAAGGGGCAAAGGATACTTCTAGTTCGGAGTTTGGTTGTACCGGGAATAGTCTGGAGAAATGCCATTTAACTTTTGCTCCGGAAAATGCTTTGTTTAGCTGAGCTTGGAAAATTTCTCTATGGGTTTCCGAGATCAAAGAAAGTATCCTTGAATCAGGAAGTAATTCTATCCCGAATTGCCTTCTAACCTCCGATCTTCCGGAAGAATTTACATATTGTATCTTCCCCGCTTGGTTAACTCGGATCACCCATTCTTCCGTGCTATCCAAAAGGATATTCGTGTAAGAAAGTTGGTCTTGAAGTACTATTTCACTCTTTCTTAATGGGGTTAAATCTTGGATGGAACCGTAGATCTGAGTGACTCTTTTTCTAACCGGATCCCAGATCGGATGAGCATGGTCTCTCAACCAACGGATCTGCCCGTCGGGTCCGTATACCCTATATTCGTCCGTTCGAGAAGCTCCGGACAATAATGATCGGACCCTTTGCCGAATCAGATCCAGATCGTCTTGGTGAAAGTATTTTGGGTCTGCGGCAGCCCAGGGATGACTTAAGTCTTCCGCAGTGATCCCACAGAATTTCAGGAATCCGTCGTTTGCCCAACTTAATATTAGATTTCCATTATCTAGTACGTCTACTCGATAAAGATAATCGTTGAACACTTCCGGCGCGAAGGCGCGGATCTCTTTTTCTATTTTTTTCCGAAGATTCCGATTTTGAAACCATTTTAGAAGTTTGGCAAGAGCCATCGTATCTCCGAACAACTCCTAAAAAACCGAAGTTTTCTTGGAGCTTACTTCACTAAAAATTCTTTGTAAGTATTCGCTACTTCTTCGGGCCTTTCCAACATAGGAACATGGCCCATATCTTTTAAGATCACCTTTTTAGATCCTTTGATCCCTTTTTCTAAGACCCCAGCGCCGGAGACGCTCAATACTCTGTCAGTATCTCCCCATAGAATCAGTGTTTTTGCTTGGATCTTATTCATATTTTCCTGTAACGGATAACCTGTAGATCTGATCTGTTTAAAAATATATTTATTAAATTCCGAATTTTTAACCGCTTTTTCCGCAAAATAAGAGGCTAAGAAGGAAGGGATCGGAGGGGGCGTAACAAAAACGAATTTCATCAATTCTTGAAATTCTTCCGCGTTAGTCGCTACTAAGTTATTCTTACCCTTCTCCAAATTTTTGGACAATTCACTTTTTTCGGGACTATTCACGCCCGAAGGAGCGAATAATCCTAAAGATAATATCTTTTGAGGATAAGTTGCCGCATACACTCCGGAGATTGCTCCTCCCATGGAGTTTCCTATGATATGGAATTTTTCCCAACCCAATGTACGAACGAACTCATCCAGTCGTTTCACTTGCTGAGTAACATTATAATCCTGATCCGCAATTCGATCATTCTCCCCAAAACCGGGAAGATCCACCGCCACTACGGTGTATGTAGGAGTAAGCCATTTGGAAAATCTAGTCCAATTGTCTTTATCTCCGCCGAATCCATGGACCATCAGTATTTTTTCGCTACCTTCTCCCCCTTCTAAATACACCCAGTTCCAAGGTTCAATCTTGGTTTGTTTTTTTTCCAGACCGGATTTCCATCTTTCATAGCCGATGCCGGTTTTAACGAGTGTCTCGGAACAATAGGTCAGTCCGAATAAAATTAGAAAAAGGTAGATTGGGAAAAATTTACGATTCATAGTTAGATCACGAATAACGTTTCTTTAATTCTCTAGCGTATGCTAAGTCATGAGTTAAAAGTCTCATTCTTTTCACCAAATAAGTGGTGATCCCTTTATAAAATTTCAGAGCAAGTTCCTTATCTGAATCTAAAATCTGTTGCAGGTGTTCGAAAGGAATTTCCAAAAGTTCGCAACGTTCCATTGCTTCTACCGTTCCGGCTCTTTTTCCCTGATCCAAAAACGGGAATTCTCCGAAATGATCACCTGTGGCGATCGTAGTCACGCTCACATCGTCCCCTTTTTCGGTGGAGGTCAAAATTTTTAGGGTTCCGTACATTACCACATAGAACGCTTTTGCATCGTTCCCTTCTTGGTAAACCGCGTCCCCTTGTTCGAGCACCTTGTATTTTGTCTTCTCCGCTATTTTGGCTAATTCATCCATAGAGAAGCTGGAAAATAAATAAATCTGGTGTAGGATTTCTTCTGTAGTGTGTTGCATGTGTTCCTTACCAAAGACCGAGTATTGAGCCTAGAAAAAAACCATCAAGCTACTTTCCTGGCTTCCGGTCCGGAATTCTAAGACGAAAAACAACTCCATTTTCCGAAGTAAATTCGGAGTTTGCCTTGAGCTGACTGGATAAGATCTCAATGAGCTGGATGCCGATGGTTCCGGAGCCGTTAAGATTTTCTTTTCGAAAGCCTACCCCGTCGTCTGAGTATGAGAAGACGATATTCTGTTCTTCTTTATAAATGCAGACTTGGATTTTTCCCGCACGATCTTTCGGAAATGCGTATTTTAAGGAGTTGGTGAGAAGTTCATTCAAGATCAATCCCAGAGGAATAGCTTTTTCAATACTTACTTCCAAAGAACTCAGATCCAATTGGAGTTGGATGCGGGGAAGTCCTCCGTAGGCCCGTATCAGATTGGAAGAAACAGTGGTAAAATAATTTTCCAAGTCCACCGCAGCAAAATTTTCGGATCGATAGAGTTCTGCATGAACGAATCCCATGGACTTGACTCGGTTCTCACATTCTTGCAAGATCCTTTTCAAGTTCGGATCATCCGTATTCTCATATTGTAAGCCAAGAAGACTGGAAACGACTTGTAGGTTATTTTTGACCCTATGATGTATCTCCTGGAGCATTGCCTCTTTTTCTTTTAAAGATCTTTCCAAAGTCCGGGTCATGGAATTTCTTTCGGTCACGTCCCTTACGATTCCCATATAACGGGAATCGTCGATACGGACCGCATTCACTTCCGCTTCTATAATTTTACCCGATTTACTTTTGAATCTTCTGTTTAAGATGACTGGTTGGCCCATTTCTAATGCAGGAATCCTACGCATTGAATCTGCAAAGCTGTCCTCATCCAGAATATCCTTTAAGCTGAATGTTTGGAGTTGCTCTTTGGTATACTCCAAAAGTTCGCAAATCCTTCTATTCACTTCTAAAATTTTAGTTTCAAAATTTGTAATGATGATGGAATCGGAAGCGCTCTCTACTAGAGAACGATATTTTCTTTCACTTTCTTCTAATAAAGAGATCGCCTTAACTCTTTCCGTTACATCGTATAATATGGAAAATAATACTCTTTTGCCCCCGAATTGTAACGGCCCGCTATACACTTCCATCTCACGGATTTCTCCGTTTTTTAATTTATGTTTGAATCGGAAATATTGCCGGGCTTCAAGCGCCGCTTGTTTCATTTCATCGAAAATTTGTTCCTTCGTAAAGATATTGATATCCGTTATCTTCATTTGCAAAAGTTCTTCTTGGCTGTATCCGTAAAATTGGATCGCTGCTTGATTTGCGTATAAAATATCACCTGAATCCGGATCTAAGATCCATTTAATTGCCTGGTTCGTTTCAAAAATTTGGCGAAAGGGTCTGTCGCTGGATAGGAATTCCTTCCAAAAAGAATTTTCGAGAAGAGCATCGGAACCTTCTTCCATTGGTTCCATCCTGATCCAAAATATTCCGTGAGTAAGGGTCCAATTTGCAATAATTCCGATATTCCCGGGAAATGAGAGAGGGCTTTTTCCCGGCTGCCACGAAAGTACAGCGTTTCCCTTCTCACCTTGGATCTTCTCCGTCCCATCCAAAAAGTAAGAGAGTGGGTTTTGTCTCCAGGACTCCAAAGGAAGATTGGTCTCAATGATCAATCCGGAAGGATCCAGAAGTATGCACCAGTATGGAAAGAAGGAGGATTTCATGTTTTAAACTGGAGAGGACTTTTTCCGGTATTTATTCGACTCTGAAAAATCTTTTTTCAAAACCTCGGTTCAGATCCGAAAAACAAACGGAAAAATAACTTGCAGTGCATTCCCTCGAAAAGGACTTTGCAATAGAACCGAATAGTATAGCGCACGCTACAGGAATTGAAAATATGGATTTGTCCTTCCTCAGTCAAAACAAAGAATTGATCGGGATCATCATGATGCCCTTTACCTACGGATTCGTGGGTTGGTTTACCAATGTGGTAGCCTTAAAAATGACCTTCTACCCATTGGAATTTGTAGGAATTCCTCCTTATTTAGGATGGCAAGGGATCGTTCCGAAGAAGGCCCAGAAATTGGCCTTAAAATCGGTAAATATAATGACCGAGAGGCTTATCAAGGTAGAGGACTTTTTCTCCAAAGTAGATCCGGATCAATTAGAGACCGAATTCCAACCGGTTCTAAACGAGCTTATTCCTTCCGCGACTCATGAGATCGTTCATCATATCAATCCAGTTCTTAGAAAACATTTAGAGAACGGACATGGAGAAGAGATCGTAAGAGCAGTCCAAGAGAAATGCGCTCATACTGTGAAGAATATCATGACGCAGGTAAAGGAAAACGTATCCTCCGTTTTCAATTTCAGATCCTTAGTATTACGTAAGCTCACAGGTCCGAATGTAGAAAGGATCGTAAACATATTCGAAGAAGTCGGATCTAAAGAATTCAAATTTATCGAACATTGTGGCTGGGCTCTTGGTGGAGCGCTCGGGATCGCACAGGCAGTACTTTGGAATTATCTTCCTATCTGGTGGACTCTTCCTATCCAAGGAGTGATCGTCGGATATATTACGAACTGGGTCGCGCTTACTATGATCTTCCGACCTCTTTACGAAAAAAAACTGGGACCGATCAAATACAGAGGATTATTCATCGCAAGACAGGAAGAAGTTTCCAAAAAATATTCCAACGTATTCGCAACACAAGTGCTCACTGCAAGAAACGTATTAGAAGAGATCTTGTA
This genomic stretch from Leptospira licerasiae serovar Varillal str. VAR 010 harbors:
- a CDS encoding ABC-F family ATP-binding cassette domain-containing protein encodes the protein MNLISVDKIGKSIGEKQLFQNLSFGIDEGEKTGLLGINGSGKSTLLRILLGMEEPDTGKVVRNRELKISFLSQFPEFDPNKTVLEHILSGSGILLDTVRRYEKACIELEKGGEEAEKEYHLAMEKMDSKQAWELESKLKNILRELNIPDLSRKMGELSGGMAKKVSLAQALTDESNFLVLDEPTNHLDIDAILWLQDFLKNTEKAVLLVTHDRYFLEEIANRILEIDRGNFRIYPGNYDLYLEKKVEMQVIEEKEEAKRRSFLRTELEWLKRQPKARGTKQKARTDRAIEVMERKKAGKDIVLDISVSGRRLGGKILELKNIKKSYPNMELISGFSYVFKSKERIGIVGPNGAGKTTLLNLITGREKADSGDVAAGLNTSFGYFDQLGKELPGPKKVLEYVKEEIAPTIKMNDGSTWTASQFLERFLFPPQLQQTKIERLSGGEKKRLYLILLLMKNPNFLVLDEPTNDLDIPTLSVLEEFLDDFPGVVLVVSHDRYFMDRVTDYLFVFKGDGKIDRFPGNYSEYLEYREYEEKETKTNTPKPPEKQPDNKKKGLSYQDKRKLEILEKEILSLETEEKELVQNLQSPDPELARKSGERLSHLQEELHKKVADWEELASKE
- a CDS encoding DUF445 domain-containing protein; the encoded protein is MDLSFLSQNKELIGIIMMPFTYGFVGWFTNVVALKMTFYPLEFVGIPPYLGWQGIVPKKAQKLALKSVNIMTERLIKVEDFFSKVDPDQLETEFQPVLNELIPSATHEIVHHINPVLRKHLENGHGEEIVRAVQEKCAHTVKNIMTQVKENVSSVFNFRSLVLRKLTGPNVERIVNIFEEVGSKEFKFIEHCGWALGGALGIAQAVLWNYLPIWWTLPIQGVIVGYITNWVALTMIFRPLYEKKLGPIKYRGLFIARQEEVSKKYSNVFATQVLTARNVLEEILYKRAARTLVETIQAETESAASRLNLAGQLDEENKGEDSDFENTKKEVIRKVSDSLAGSSTKLETYMGRAMSIENNMFKRMKDLPPEEFEPILRSAFQEDEYVLILIGSVLGAIVGLVQGIYMITV
- a CDS encoding alpha/beta fold hydrolase yields the protein MNRKFFPIYLFLILFGLTYCSETLVKTGIGYERWKSGLEKKQTKIEPWNWVYLEGGEGSEKILMVHGFGGDKDNWTRFSKWLTPTYTVVAVDLPGFGENDRIADQDYNVTQQVKRLDEFVRTLGWEKFHIIGNSMGGAISGVYAATYPQKILSLGLFAPSGVNSPEKSELSKNLEKGKNNLVATNAEEFQELMKFVFVTPPPIPSFLASYFAEKAVKNSEFNKYIFKQIRSTGYPLQENMNKIQAKTLILWGDTDRVLSVSGAGVLEKGIKGSKKVILKDMGHVPMLERPEEVANTYKEFLVK
- a CDS encoding cyclic nucleotide-binding domain-containing protein — its product is MQHTTEEILHQIYLFSSFSMDELAKIAEKTKYKVLEQGDAVYQEGNDAKAFYVVMYGTLKILTSTEKGDDVSVTTIATGDHFGEFPFLDQGKRAGTVEAMERCELLEIPFEHLQQILDSDKELALKFYKGITTYLVKRMRLLTHDLAYARELKKRYS
- a CDS encoding PAS domain-containing sensor histidine kinase yields the protein MALAKLLKWFQNRNLRKKIEKEIRAFAPEVFNDYLYRVDVLDNGNLILSWANDGFLKFCGITAEDLSHPWAAADPKYFHQDDLDLIRQRVRSLLSGASRTDEYRVYGPDGQIRWLRDHAHPIWDPVRKRVTQIYGSIQDLTPLRKSEIVLQDQLSYTNILLDSTEEWVIRVNQAGKIQYVNSSGRSEVRRQFGIELLPDSRILSLISETHREIFQAQLNKAFSGAKVKWHFSRLFPVQPNSELEVSFAPLSKEGAIKEVVIFLKDVTLRTVWETALLASEEKYRKLVEVSPDAIGLHADGKVIYINQTGLKMLGYETMEEIEGKPIIEFIHPESRQVVAERVLKAMLRSEPLEPIEEKFIRKDGTEISVEVSGVAFEQRGQKLMQVIVRDITERKKAELELSELRRKILQTNDRLQAIIEGVKDSICAVDMDLRVISCNTAFELMVWKVYGKRVTVGQRIWDIAIDDPEERERIIRNWSRALTGEVFKMERKISGLVKDSIVLEITYSSIRDESHNMIGATQIIRDVTDRYQYEETLRKSLDEKEVMLKEIHHRVKNNLQVVSSLLSLQTDFIDDPKLVSILKECERRIQSMALVHKELYQNDTIADADFTEYLNNLLVALVQSYGANKKVGYSIESQDIRLNLDCAIPLALVFNELVSNSLKYAFPGDRKGDIFISISKMENGLSISIGDNGVGLPKNVDVRNSEGLGLQLVGMLLDKLKAKWGLEPVDTGTRYKIELPIPK
- a CDS encoding sensor histidine kinase; translation: MKSSFFPYWCILLDPSGLIIETNLPLESWRQNPLSYFLDGTEKIQGEKGNAVLSWQPGKSPLSFPGNIGIIANWTLTHGIFWIRMEPMEEGSDALLENSFWKEFLSSDRPFRQIFETNQAIKWILDPDSGDILYANQAAIQFYGYSQEELLQMKITDINIFTKEQIFDEMKQAALEARQYFRFKHKLKNGEIREMEVYSGPLQFGGKRVLFSILYDVTERVKAISLLEESERKYRSLVESASDSIIITNFETKILEVNRRICELLEYTKEQLQTFSLKDILDEDSFADSMRRIPALEMGQPVILNRRFKSKSGKIIEAEVNAVRIDDSRYMGIVRDVTERNSMTRTLERSLKEKEAMLQEIHHRVKNNLQVVSSLLGLQYENTDDPNLKRILQECENRVKSMGFVHAELYRSENFAAVDLENYFTTVSSNLIRAYGGLPRIQLQLDLSSLEVSIEKAIPLGLILNELLTNSLKYAFPKDRAGKIQVCIYKEEQNIVFSYSDDGVGFRKENLNGSGTIGIQLIEILSSQLKANSEFTSENGVVFRLRIPDRKPGK